In Thunnus maccoyii chromosome 11, fThuMac1.1, whole genome shotgun sequence, one genomic interval encodes:
- the atp6ap2 gene encoding renin receptor, whose amino-acid sequence MCLFCLTVNSIFPAGVHGDSLTVLQTPEFVSFQKGEWPVSGEKIPDLVALTMGFSVQEDLSWPGLKAGPLFQRPRANVLVVVRGVDSLALPQTVASYPLENPVPFTLDSVAETVHSLFAEDTPVVLQLAPSEERLYMLGKANAVFEDLPVTLQQIRARLSQDGSVLASLPLNSLSRNAEADLLFLSEVQVLHDITALLQRHRHLAKDHSPDLYSLELSGLEELSRVYGQDSPQYRDATAILASVLQKFGEDVYGLYGNSAVVEVVTVKTFEAPLTRKSRSILESKQISNPDSPYNLAYKYNFHYAVVFNIVLWLMIALALAVIAIAYNLWNMDPGYDSIIYRMTNQKIRMD is encoded by the exons atgtgtttgttttgtttgaccgTCAATTCCATTTTCCCTGCAGGTGTCCATGGAGACAGCTTAACGGTGCTGCAGACTCCAGAGTTTGTGTCCTTCCAGAAAGGAGAGTGGCCTGTCTCTGGAGAAAAGATCCCTGACCTGGTGGCTTTAACCATGGGTTTCTCTGTTCAAGag gATCTGTCCTGGCCAGGCCTCAAGGCTGGTCCTTTGTTCCAGCGTCCCCGGGCAAATGTACTGGTGGTAGTCAGGGGAGTTGATAGCCTGGCCCTGCCTCAGACTGTGGCTTCCTACCCCTTGGAGAAT CCGGTACCCTTCACCTTGGATAGTGTTGCAGAGACGGTGCATTCTCTTTTCGCTGAGGACACGCCTGTTGTGCTGCAGCTGGCCCCTAGTGAAGAG agGCTGTATATGCTGGGAAAAGCCAACGCTGTGTTTGAGGACCTACCAGTTACTTTGCAGCAGATCCGTGCCCGTCTGTCCCAGGACGGCTCTGTGCTGGCTTCCCTGCCCCTCAACTCCCTCAGCAGAAATGCAGAG GCTGATTTACTCTTCTTGTCTGAGGTCCAAGTACTGCACGATATCACAGCTCTG CTGCAGAGACACAGGCATTTGGCCAAGGACCACTCCCCTGACCTGTACTCCCTAGAGCTGTCTGGCCTGGAAGAGCTGAGTCGTGTCTACGGCCAAGACTCTCCCCAGTACCGTGACGCCACTGCTATTCTTGCCTCAGTCCTGCAGAAG tTTGGAGAGGACGTGTATGGTCTCTATGGCAACAGTGCCGTAGTGGAGGTTGTGACAGTGAAGACCTTTGAGGCTCCTTTGACCAGGAAATCCCGTTCGATCCTGGAATCCAAACAGATT AGTAACCCAGACAGTCCTTACAACCTGGCTTACAAGTACAACTTCCACTATGCTGTGGTCTTCAATATTGTACTGTGGCTGATGATCGCTCTTGCCCTTGCTGTTATCGCCATCGCTTACAACCTGTGGAACATGGACCCAGGATACGACAGCATCATCTACAGGATGACCAATCAGAAGATCAGGATGGATTAA